A section of the Deinococcus taeanensis genome encodes:
- the tatC gene encoding twin-arginine translocase subunit TatC: protein MPNPDSTQLHSAPLFDHLDELRKRLIISVICLALGMAAAFQYRAQLIDLVKVPLNASELYRKGTVELVTLNLTDQFVLSLNLSFWAGLAVALPLILWQVWLFIAPGLYDHERRWALPFIVGAGLSFVLGAVFGYRLVLPTMVGFLLDFLGGAVTPILSLGSYIGTVTTFLVAFGLSFELPILAVILTRIGLVNHVMLRRGWRIALVVIMVFAAIITPTPDPTSMLMVAVPLYVLYELGVVLSRAFRVVAPEENPAPLSF, encoded by the coding sequence ATGCCGAACCCGGACTCCACTCAGCTGCACAGCGCTCCTCTGTTCGACCATCTGGACGAACTGCGCAAGCGGCTTATCATCAGCGTAATCTGCCTGGCCCTCGGCATGGCGGCCGCCTTCCAGTACCGCGCGCAGCTGATTGACCTTGTCAAGGTACCCCTGAACGCCTCGGAGCTGTACCGCAAAGGCACCGTTGAACTGGTCACGCTGAACCTCACGGACCAGTTCGTGCTCAGCCTCAACCTGTCCTTCTGGGCAGGTCTGGCGGTGGCCCTGCCGCTCATCCTGTGGCAGGTGTGGCTGTTCATCGCGCCGGGCCTGTATGACCACGAGCGCCGCTGGGCACTGCCGTTCATTGTCGGGGCGGGCCTCTCGTTCGTACTGGGCGCCGTGTTCGGGTACCGGCTGGTGCTTCCCACCATGGTCGGGTTCCTGCTGGACTTCCTCGGCGGGGCGGTCACGCCCATCCTCAGCCTGGGCAGCTACATCGGGACAGTCACCACGTTCCTCGTGGCGTTCGGCCTGTCCTTCGAACTGCCCATCCTGGCCGTGATCCTCACCCGCATCGGGCTGGTGAACCACGTGATGCTGCGCCGCGGCTGGCGCATCGCGCTGGTGGTCATCATGGTGTTCGCCGCGATTATCACCCCCACGCCCGACCCCACCAGCATGCTGATGGTCGCCGTGCCGCTGTACGTCCTGTACGAGCTGGGTGTCGTGCTCTCCCGCGCGTTCCGCGTCGTGGCCCCGGAAGAAAATCCGGCCCCGCTGAGCTTCTGA
- a CDS encoding DUF72 domain-containing protein translates to MRVYIGCGGYSNDDWAQSGLLYDGVRKDDYLSAYSRHFDAVELNSSFYAIPGLKAFEGMLRKSGGRTRFAVKLNKVFTHDRAPTDADFDRMLQSPEPLREAGLLGPYLAQFPYSFHRTAANRRYLQMLAERFAGHELAVEVRHADWDRPEVREGMAERGLIWVSPDYPPAGGLPEPQLHVTADVGYLRLHGRNAGAWWEGQSAAERHDYRYSRAEMDEWAQKIALVNDDLSELYVFFENTTKGHALKNIPMLRDALNAHGVPVQAPDPLEGAEDDGRLF, encoded by the coding sequence ATGCGTGTGTATATCGGCTGCGGCGGCTACAGCAACGACGACTGGGCGCAAAGCGGCCTTCTGTACGACGGCGTGCGCAAGGACGACTACCTCAGCGCCTACTCCAGGCATTTCGACGCCGTGGAACTGAACTCCTCGTTCTACGCCATTCCCGGGCTGAAAGCCTTCGAAGGAATGCTACGCAAAAGCGGCGGCCGCACCCGGTTCGCCGTGAAACTCAACAAGGTCTTCACGCACGACCGCGCCCCCACCGACGCGGACTTCGACCGCATGCTCCAGAGCCCCGAACCGCTGCGCGAAGCCGGTCTGCTCGGCCCGTACCTCGCGCAGTTCCCCTACTCCTTTCACCGCACGGCCGCCAACCGCCGCTACCTGCAGATGCTTGCTGAACGCTTCGCCGGCCACGAACTGGCCGTGGAGGTCCGCCACGCCGACTGGGACCGGCCCGAGGTGCGCGAAGGCATGGCCGAACGCGGCCTGATCTGGGTCAGTCCGGACTACCCACCCGCCGGCGGGCTGCCCGAACCGCAGCTGCACGTCACCGCGGACGTCGGGTACCTGCGGCTGCACGGCCGCAACGCCGGCGCCTGGTGGGAAGGCCAGAGCGCCGCCGAACGCCACGACTACCGCTACTCCCGCGCCGAGATGGACGAATGGGCACAGAAGATCGCGCTGGTCAACGACGACCTCAGCGAGCTGTACGTGTTCTTCGAGAACACCACCAAAGGCCACGCGCTGAAAAACATCCCCATGCTCCGCGACGCCCTGAACGCACACGGCGTTCCGGTCCAGGCCCCTGACCCCCTCGAAGGCGCGGAGGACGACGGCCGCCTGTTCTAG
- the hisIE gene encoding bifunctional phosphoribosyl-AMP cyclohydrolase/phosphoribosyl-ATP diphosphatase HisIE, producing MTAPALPEHLKFDPTTGLIPVVTQDARTGAVLMQAWADRAAVQRTLQTREATYWSRSRGEQWVKGATSGHTQQVVDVQADCDGDSLLYRVVQTGPACHTGAYSCYHQPLLSGEAPAAGLDGTLERVYATITERLATLPENSYVARLHAGGLDRILKKISEEAGEVLLAAKNSDGPELATEVADLLFHTLFAMAEIGVSPADVAAVLQEREGRTGLKEPKAAG from the coding sequence ATGACCGCCCCGGCCCTGCCTGAGCACCTGAAGTTCGACCCCACCACCGGCCTGATCCCGGTCGTCACGCAGGACGCCCGCACCGGCGCGGTGCTGATGCAGGCCTGGGCCGACCGCGCCGCCGTGCAGCGCACGCTGCAGACTCGTGAAGCCACCTACTGGTCCCGCTCGCGCGGCGAGCAGTGGGTCAAGGGCGCCACGAGCGGCCACACGCAGCAGGTGGTGGACGTTCAGGCCGACTGCGACGGCGACAGCCTGCTGTACCGCGTGGTCCAGACCGGCCCCGCCTGCCACACCGGCGCCTACTCCTGCTACCACCAGCCGCTGCTGAGCGGTGAGGCACCCGCAGCGGGGCTGGACGGCACGCTGGAACGCGTGTACGCCACGATCACCGAACGGCTGGCCACGCTGCCGGAGAACAGTTACGTGGCCCGCCTGCACGCCGGCGGCCTGGACCGCATCCTGAAAAAGATCAGTGAGGAAGCGGGCGAGGTGCTGCTCGCCGCGAAGAACAGTGACGGTCCCGAACTGGCGACCGAGGTGGCCGACCTGCTGTTCCACACGCTGTTCGCCATGGCCGAGATCGGCGTCTCCCCGGCGGACGTGGCGGCCGTGCTGCAGGAACGCGAGGGCCGCACCGGGCTCAAGGAGCCCAAGGCCGCCGGGTAG
- the mqnB gene encoding futalosine hydrolase, whose product MTDSHAALIVVATSGEAARLTDLPARVVVSGVGPVAAALATARALAAAPAAVVVSAGIGGAYPGSGLLPGDLAVSSVIVQADLGAWDGPVFLPLGELGLSVQPDGTQDAVFSVWDRAAQVAARAGAPLGPALTLCSVTGSLNAARALEARYPGALTEGMEGAGVAHAALLAGVPALEVRGVSNPVGPRDRAAWRLPEALAATRRGVQAVLEVLRQGRGS is encoded by the coding sequence ATGACCGACTCTCACGCAGCGCTGATCGTGGTGGCCACCTCCGGGGAGGCCGCGCGCCTCACGGATCTGCCGGCCCGTGTGGTGGTCAGTGGCGTGGGGCCGGTCGCGGCGGCCCTGGCCACGGCGCGGGCCTTGGCGGCCGCGCCGGCAGCGGTGGTCGTGAGTGCCGGGATTGGCGGTGCGTACCCGGGCAGTGGTCTGCTGCCGGGCGACCTGGCGGTGTCCAGCGTGATCGTGCAGGCGGATCTGGGTGCCTGGGACGGCCCGGTGTTTCTGCCTCTGGGCGAGCTGGGCCTGTCCGTTCAGCCGGACGGCACTCAGGACGCGGTGTTTTCCGTCTGGGACAGGGCGGCGCAGGTGGCCGCCCGCGCGGGAGCGCCGCTGGGACCCGCCCTGACGCTGTGCAGCGTGACGGGCAGTCTGAACGCCGCCCGCGCCCTGGAGGCCCGGTACCCCGGCGCGCTGACGGAAGGCATGGAGGGTGCGGGCGTGGCGCACGCGGCGCTGCTGGCCGGCGTGCCGGCGCTGGAGGTGCGGGGCGTGAGCAACCCGGTCGGCCCGCGGGACCGGGCGGCGTGGCGGCTCCCTGAAGCTCTGGCTGCCACCCGGCGCGGCGTGCAGGCTGTGCTGGAGGTGCTGCGCCAGGGTCGTGGCTCCTAG
- the hisF gene encoding imidazole glycerol phosphate synthase subunit HisF, whose product MLTKRIIPCLDVQSGRVVKNVRFFENHRDAGDPLQLAQAYEAQQADELVFYDITATHEGRSLMLDVAARVAEQVMMPLTVGGGVNHLSDFRQLLLAGADKISVNSGALSRPALIREASDHYGAQCVMLSIDAKRRPDGLGWNVFRAGGRVDTGLDLIEWATRGQTLGAGEICLNVMDADGTRAGFDLHATRAVARAVDLPVIASGGAGKLDDFRDVLLAGDDGGNADAALAASVFHFGELTVPQVKTYLKSQGLPVRPDWRDA is encoded by the coding sequence ATGTTGACCAAGCGCATCATTCCCTGCCTGGACGTGCAAAGCGGCCGGGTGGTGAAAAACGTCCGGTTCTTCGAGAACCACCGCGACGCCGGCGATCCGCTGCAGCTCGCGCAGGCCTACGAGGCGCAGCAGGCCGATGAACTCGTGTTCTATGACATCACCGCCACCCACGAAGGCCGCAGCCTGATGCTCGACGTGGCTGCGCGCGTGGCTGAGCAGGTCATGATGCCGCTCACCGTGGGCGGCGGCGTGAACCACCTGAGCGACTTCCGTCAGCTGCTGCTGGCCGGCGCGGACAAGATCAGCGTGAACAGCGGCGCCCTGAGCCGACCGGCGCTGATCCGCGAAGCGAGCGACCACTACGGAGCGCAGTGCGTGATGCTCAGCATCGACGCCAAACGCCGCCCGGACGGCCTGGGCTGGAACGTGTTCCGCGCGGGCGGCCGCGTGGACACCGGCCTGGACCTGATCGAGTGGGCCACGCGCGGCCAGACGCTCGGCGCAGGCGAAATCTGCCTGAACGTCATGGACGCCGACGGCACCCGCGCCGGCTTCGACCTGCACGCCACGCGCGCCGTGGCACGCGCCGTGGACCTGCCCGTGATCGCGTCGGGCGGCGCCGGGAAACTCGACGATTTCCGGGACGTGCTGCTGGCCGGCGACGACGGTGGGAACGCCGACGCTGCGCTCGCCGCGAGCGTCTTCCACTTCGGTGAACTGACCGTCCCGCAGGTGAAAACCTACCTGAAAAGCCAGGGGCTCCCCGTGCGCCCCGACTGGAGAGACGCATGA
- the lgt gene encoding prolipoprotein diacylglyceryl transferase codes for MDPVFLQIGSFTVAWYGVLITLGIVAGVWVGTRMARERGLNVDLFNDMILWMIVWGLVGARLVFVATSWQQFENIPFPRVLLDIVNLRQGGISIHGGLIGGILVMLYYARRKGMDFYRYADLCVPGVAFGIIGGRLGNIMNGTDTVGRVTGWPVGFRWPDSARAFHDGMCVRAPSPDMDLSQYCQQIGGQIVMTAPVHFTQMYGVIIGVILSVAAFFWLRSRIPGWAFWQFWLWYSVLRAGWEETFRLNPLPIKLHLSQGLDASGIGLLTETQIISIPLIIASVWMLLRLRRRGAPVQTAPGQAEPTA; via the coding sequence ATGGATCCTGTTTTCCTGCAGATTGGCAGCTTCACCGTGGCCTGGTACGGCGTCCTGATCACGCTGGGCATCGTGGCCGGCGTGTGGGTCGGCACCCGCATGGCCCGTGAACGCGGCCTGAACGTCGACCTGTTCAACGACATGATCCTCTGGATGATCGTGTGGGGCCTGGTGGGCGCCCGGCTCGTGTTCGTGGCCACCTCCTGGCAGCAGTTCGAGAACATTCCCTTCCCGCGCGTGCTGCTGGACATCGTGAACCTGCGCCAGGGCGGCATCAGTATTCACGGCGGCCTGATCGGCGGGATTCTGGTGATGCTGTACTACGCCCGGCGCAAGGGCATGGACTTCTACCGGTACGCGGACCTGTGCGTACCCGGCGTGGCGTTCGGCATTATCGGCGGGCGCCTGGGGAACATCATGAACGGCACCGACACGGTCGGGCGGGTCACCGGCTGGCCCGTGGGCTTCCGCTGGCCCGACAGCGCCCGCGCCTTTCACGACGGCATGTGCGTCCGCGCTCCTAGCCCCGACATGGACCTGTCGCAGTACTGTCAGCAGATCGGCGGGCAGATCGTCATGACTGCGCCCGTGCACTTCACGCAGATGTACGGCGTGATCATCGGCGTCATTCTGTCTGTCGCGGCATTCTTCTGGCTGCGCTCCCGCATCCCCGGCTGGGCGTTCTGGCAGTTCTGGCTGTGGTACAGCGTGCTGCGCGCCGGATGGGAGGAAACCTTCCGCCTGAACCCGCTGCCCATCAAGCTGCACCTCAGCCAGGGCCTGGACGCTTCGGGCATCGGCCTGCTCACGGAAACCCAGATCATCAGCATCCCCTTGATCATCGCCAGCGTCTGGATGCTGCTGCGCCTGCGCCGCCGCGGCGCGCCGGTTCAGACGGCACCGGGCCAGGCCGAACCCACCGCCTGA
- a CDS encoding twin-arginine translocase TatA/TatE family subunit has protein sequence MFGPLEIILVIVVIALIFGAKKLPELGRGLGQGIKEFKKETHADKPVTDVASRQLDPVTGAPISTQAHVSETAGDRR, from the coding sequence ATGTTCGGACCTCTGGAAATTATTCTGGTTATCGTCGTCATCGCCCTGATCTTCGGCGCCAAGAAGCTCCCCGAGCTCGGCCGGGGTCTCGGGCAGGGCATCAAGGAGTTCAAGAAGGAAACCCACGCCGACAAGCCCGTCACCGACGTCGCCTCCCGCCAGCTGGACCCCGTGACCGGCGCGCCCATCAGCACCCAGGCGCACGTCAGCGAGACCGCCGGCGACCGCCGCTGA
- a CDS encoding DUF4394 domain-containing protein — translation MKHALMLTLSALTLASCTTRTPATPAAPTGQVAYGLSGNTLLTFGLGNASDSLTRRTVTGLATGETLVDLDVRNTDGQLYGVTSGGAVYRLDPATAQASRDSAISATSVVAVDFNPAANRLRVLSAADVNARHTLSAAPIPAVTGTTPDGTFTFAAGDVNAGRSPNLVAAAYTNSFNDTGKVSSGLTTALYSIDADADALIAHPAAGAPQFSTLSTVGSLGVDVTAGGTGFDISGANTAVLSRSSNGSTSLYTVDLTTGRATLLTTLSGAALSSIALKLAQP, via the coding sequence ATGAAACATGCACTGATGCTGACCCTGTCCGCCCTGACCCTCGCATCCTGCACCACCCGCACGCCCGCCACGCCCGCCGCACCCACCGGACAGGTGGCCTACGGCCTGAGCGGCAATACTCTGCTCACCTTTGGGCTGGGCAACGCCAGCGACAGCCTGACCCGCCGCACCGTCACCGGACTGGCGACCGGCGAGACCCTCGTGGACCTTGACGTGCGCAACACCGACGGTCAGCTGTACGGCGTGACCAGCGGCGGCGCCGTATACCGCCTTGACCCGGCCACCGCTCAGGCCAGCCGCGACAGCGCCATCAGCGCCACCAGCGTGGTCGCGGTGGATTTCAATCCCGCAGCAAACCGCCTGCGGGTGCTGAGCGCGGCCGACGTGAATGCCCGGCACACCCTGAGCGCCGCGCCCATCCCAGCGGTCACCGGCACCACGCCCGACGGCACCTTCACGTTCGCCGCGGGCGACGTGAACGCCGGCCGGAGCCCCAACCTGGTGGCGGCCGCGTACACCAACAGCTTCAACGACACCGGCAAAGTCAGCTCCGGCCTGACCACCGCCCTGTACTCCATCGATGCGGACGCCGATGCCCTGATCGCCCACCCGGCCGCTGGCGCGCCGCAGTTCAGCACGCTGAGCACCGTGGGCAGCCTGGGCGTGGACGTCACTGCCGGCGGCACAGGCTTCGATATTTCCGGCGCGAACACCGCCGTACTGAGCCGCAGCAGCAACGGCAGCACCAGTCTGTACACCGTGGACCTGACGACCGGCCGCGCCACGTTGCTCACGACGCTCAGCGGCGCGGCCCTGAGCAGCATCGCGCTGAAACTCGCGCAGCCCTGA
- a CDS encoding SDR family oxidoreductase, with translation MSLFRLEGKRALVTGGSKGIGLAAAQDLIRLGAHVTIAARGEDALRRAADATGAQWVVADVSTPEGVRAAVQAAGDVDILVSNAGGPPPSLPSQVSEAAWTQGFQTTFMSTARLAEAVLGGMRERRWGRIIAVTSLTVGRPSLTLPVSNAMRAAVTNHLRTLALEVASDGVTCNTVAPGYTATERLQALHANPDDAERLKARIPARRFGEPSEVSAAVAFLATNEAAYITGQEILVDGGWGI, from the coding sequence GTGAGCCTGTTCAGACTGGAAGGAAAACGTGCCCTCGTGACGGGCGGCAGCAAAGGCATCGGGCTGGCAGCGGCGCAGGACCTGATCCGGCTGGGCGCCCACGTCACCATTGCCGCGCGCGGAGAGGACGCGCTGCGCCGCGCCGCAGACGCCACCGGCGCCCAGTGGGTGGTGGCGGACGTCAGCACCCCCGAGGGCGTGCGCGCCGCCGTGCAGGCTGCCGGCGACGTGGACATTCTGGTGAGCAACGCCGGCGGTCCGCCGCCCTCGCTGCCCAGCCAGGTGAGCGAGGCCGCGTGGACGCAGGGCTTCCAGACGACCTTCATGAGCACCGCCCGCCTCGCTGAGGCGGTCCTGGGTGGCATGCGGGAGCGCCGCTGGGGCCGCATCATTGCCGTCACCAGCCTCACGGTGGGCCGCCCCTCACTGACCCTGCCGGTCAGCAACGCCATGCGCGCCGCCGTGACCAACCACCTGCGGACCCTGGCACTGGAGGTCGCGTCGGACGGCGTGACCTGCAACACCGTCGCGCCCGGCTACACCGCCACAGAGCGCCTGCAGGCGCTGCACGCCAACCCCGACGACGCCGAGCGGCTCAAGGCCCGCATTCCGGCGCGGCGCTTCGGGGAGCCAAGCGAGGTGTCGGCCGCGGTGGCCTTCCTCGCCACGAACGAAGCGGCGTACATCACCGGGCAGGAGATCCTGGTGGACGGCGGCTGGGGTATCTGA
- the nucS gene encoding endonuclease NucS, with amino-acid sequence MLIDSLTHPDPDTLLRFLRAHLHARVTLHLAGEVEVLYAGRATSMAEAGDRLLLLKPDGSLQVHGPRGVKPVNWQPRTDHLSADLEDGCVVVHAERRSPAEVVRVRVTRCAQITALHLGDDALFLLQGTEAQMQRALARHPDLIEPGLSVLNRELLVGVGGIDLYARDAQGRFVVVELKRGKAGHEAVYQLARYVDAVRAQAPGAVRGILAAPDITLPALKVAQAAGLEYVKVSALPQVPEAAAQPTLF; translated from the coding sequence ATGCTGATTGATTCCCTCACGCATCCCGACCCGGACACGCTGCTGCGGTTCCTGCGCGCGCACCTGCATGCCCGCGTGACCCTGCACCTGGCCGGCGAGGTCGAGGTGCTGTACGCCGGGCGCGCCACCAGCATGGCCGAGGCCGGAGACCGGCTGCTGCTCCTGAAACCCGACGGGTCGCTGCAGGTGCACGGCCCGCGGGGCGTGAAACCCGTGAACTGGCAGCCCCGCACCGATCACCTCAGCGCGGACCTGGAAGACGGCTGCGTGGTCGTGCATGCCGAGCGCCGCAGCCCCGCTGAGGTGGTCCGGGTCCGCGTGACCCGCTGCGCGCAGATCACCGCGCTGCACCTGGGTGACGACGCCCTCTTTCTGCTGCAGGGCACCGAGGCGCAGATGCAGCGGGCCCTGGCGCGCCACCCGGACCTGATCGAACCGGGCCTGAGCGTCCTGAACCGTGAGCTGCTTGTCGGGGTGGGCGGCATCGACCTGTACGCCCGGGACGCCCAGGGCCGGTTCGTGGTTGTGGAACTCAAGCGCGGTAAGGCCGGGCACGAGGCCGTGTATCAGCTCGCCCGCTACGTGGATGCGGTACGCGCCCAGGCGCCCGGCGCCGTGCGGGGCATCCTGGCCGCTCCGGACATCACGCTGCCTGCCCTGAAGGTCGCGCAGGCGGCCGGGCTGGAGTACGTGAAGGTCAGCGCGCTGCCGCAGGTGCCTGAGGCGGCCGCGCAGCCCACCCTGTTCTGA
- a CDS encoding phosphodiesterase, whose translation MLLVQLSDPHIDLDRPGKAAAFARAVAHVNALPTAPDAVLLTGDCTEHGTAEEYEQFTALLRTLTVPAYLVPGNHDDRAELLRRFPPPGPALPGFMQYVVNDHPLRLIGLDTHRPGHGEGELDSVRLNWLDAQLQAAPAQPTLIFMHHPPVMTGLDVMDRIGLQGREALCDLLLTHPQVLRVAAGHLHMALTTRFAHTTVMTCPGTDTTLLPELSRPEQLLVQRQPPLCLIHAWSEATGLNSFTQAIAPTPWHALFDGRRWND comes from the coding sequence TTGCTTCTTGTTCAGCTCAGTGACCCGCACATCGATCTTGACCGGCCTGGCAAGGCAGCGGCGTTTGCGCGTGCTGTGGCGCATGTGAATGCCCTGCCCACTGCGCCGGACGCTGTGCTGCTCACTGGGGACTGCACCGAGCACGGCACTGCGGAGGAGTACGAGCAGTTCACGGCGCTGCTGCGCACGCTGACCGTCCCCGCGTACCTTGTGCCTGGCAACCACGATGACCGCGCTGAACTGCTGCGCCGCTTTCCCCCGCCGGGACCGGCCCTGCCGGGCTTCATGCAGTACGTGGTGAACGACCATCCACTGCGCCTGATCGGGCTGGACACGCACCGTCCCGGGCACGGGGAGGGCGAGCTGGACAGCGTGCGTCTGAACTGGCTGGACGCTCAACTGCAAGCCGCGCCGGCCCAGCCCACCCTGATCTTCATGCACCACCCGCCGGTCATGACCGGGCTGGACGTGATGGACCGCATCGGCCTGCAGGGCCGCGAGGCACTGTGTGACCTGCTGCTTACGCATCCACAGGTGCTGCGTGTGGCCGCCGGGCACCTGCACATGGCGCTGACCACCCGCTTCGCGCACACCACCGTGATGACCTGCCCAGGCACCGACACCACCCTCCTGCCAGAGCTGAGCCGGCCCGAACAGCTGCTCGTGCAGCGCCAGCCGCCGCTGTGCCTGATACACGCATGGAGCGAGGCGACCGGCCTGAACTCCTTCACGCAGGCGATCGCGCCCACGCCCTGGCACGCGCTGTTCGACGGGAGGCGCTGGAACGACTGA
- the glmU gene encoding bifunctional UDP-N-acetylglucosamine diphosphorylase/glucosamine-1-phosphate N-acetyltransferase GlmU codes for MTEQNRPLDVVILAAGQGTRMKSSLPKVLHPVAGRPMVAWAVKTARDLGARQVVVVTGHGAEQVEAALRGTGVVFARQAQQLGTGHAFLQGLGALDAQAGADVLVLYGDTPLLRPETLRELLDDHRARGSAFTVLTGELPDATGYGRIIRDAHGRVERIVEQKDATAEERAVQEFNSGVYLMDARARDLARRITNDNAGGEYYLTDLLGLYRAEGADVQAFKLADPGEVMGANDRSGLADAESIIRRRITQAHMRAGVTIPMPETVYIEDTVQVGRDVTLEPGVILRGQTRIDEGVTVGAYSVVTDSVLERSVKIKAHSVLEGAQIGAGSDVGPFARLRPGTTLGEQVHIGNFVETKNAQLASGVKAGHLAYLGDVTIGAETNVGAGTIVANFDGVNKHRTQIGAGVFIGSNSTLIAPRAVGDAAFIAAGSALHDDVPEGAMAVARGKQRNIEGWSRRYWGGLREKVQVKLPWLAGWLDRQR; via the coding sequence ATGACTGAACAGAACCGTCCGCTGGACGTCGTGATTCTCGCCGCGGGGCAGGGCACCCGCATGAAGTCCAGCCTGCCGAAGGTGCTGCACCCCGTGGCGGGCCGCCCCATGGTGGCGTGGGCCGTGAAGACCGCGCGTGACCTGGGCGCCCGGCAGGTGGTGGTCGTGACCGGTCACGGCGCCGAGCAGGTCGAGGCGGCCCTGCGCGGCACCGGCGTGGTGTTCGCCCGGCAGGCCCAGCAGCTTGGCACCGGACACGCCTTCCTTCAGGGCCTGGGAGCGCTGGACGCTCAGGCGGGCGCAGACGTGCTGGTGCTGTACGGTGACACGCCCCTGCTGCGCCCCGAGACGCTGCGCGAACTGCTCGACGATCACCGCGCGCGCGGCAGCGCTTTCACGGTGCTGACCGGCGAACTGCCGGACGCCACCGGATACGGGCGCATCATCCGTGACGCGCACGGGCGCGTCGAACGCATCGTGGAGCAGAAGGACGCCACGGCCGAAGAGCGCGCCGTGCAGGAATTCAACAGCGGCGTGTACCTGATGGACGCCCGCGCCCGCGACCTTGCCCGGCGCATCACGAACGACAACGCCGGTGGAGAGTACTACCTCACCGATCTGCTCGGCCTGTACCGCGCCGAGGGCGCCGACGTGCAGGCCTTCAAACTCGCCGACCCGGGCGAGGTTATGGGGGCCAATGACCGCAGCGGCCTTGCCGACGCGGAAAGCATCATCCGCCGGCGGATCACGCAGGCGCACATGCGCGCCGGTGTGACCATCCCCATGCCGGAAACGGTGTACATCGAGGACACCGTCCAGGTGGGCCGGGACGTGACCCTGGAACCTGGCGTGATCCTGCGCGGGCAGACACGCATTGACGAGGGCGTCACGGTCGGCGCGTACAGCGTGGTGACCGACAGCGTGCTGGAGCGCAGCGTGAAGATCAAGGCACACAGCGTCCTGGAGGGTGCGCAGATTGGCGCCGGCAGTGACGTGGGGCCCTTCGCGCGCCTGCGGCCCGGCACCACGCTGGGCGAGCAGGTGCACATCGGGAACTTCGTGGAGACCAAAAACGCGCAGCTGGCCTCCGGCGTGAAGGCCGGGCACCTCGCGTACCTGGGGGACGTCACCATCGGCGCAGAAACGAACGTCGGAGCCGGCACCATCGTCGCGAACTTCGACGGGGTGAACAAGCACCGCACGCAGATTGGCGCCGGCGTGTTCATCGGCAGCAACAGCACCCTGATCGCTCCGCGCGCCGTGGGTGACGCGGCGTTCATCGCGGCCGGCAGCGCCCTGCACGACGACGTCCCTGAAGGTGCCATGGCCGTGGCGCGCGGCAAGCAGCGCAACATCGAGGGCTGGTCCCGCCGCTACTGGGGCGGCCTGCGCGAGAAGGTGCAGGTTAAACTCCCGTGGCTGGCCGGCTGGCTCGACCGACAACGCTGA
- a CDS encoding response regulator, with protein MDTRRILLIDDNANDVELALTALDEGTTDTRPAVTVASSGPEALRQLRAAHAAGTLPDLILLDLKMPQMDGLAVLDAIRAEPGVQGVPVVMLTTSGESRDIRDSYAHGASGYVVKPLDFTQFREALRTIQAFWTALNRPPITP; from the coding sequence GTGGACACCCGCAGAATCCTGTTGATCGACGACAATGCCAACGACGTGGAACTGGCCCTCACCGCGCTGGACGAGGGCACCACCGACACCCGGCCGGCCGTCACGGTGGCCAGCAGCGGCCCTGAGGCACTGCGTCAGCTGCGCGCCGCCCACGCCGCCGGCACCCTCCCCGACCTGATCCTGCTGGACCTGAAAATGCCGCAGATGGACGGCCTCGCCGTACTCGACGCCATTCGCGCCGAGCCCGGCGTGCAGGGCGTCCCGGTCGTCATGCTGACCACCAGTGGTGAGAGCCGCGACATCCGCGACTCCTACGCGCACGGCGCCAGCGGATACGTGGTCAAGCCGCTGGACTTCACGCAGTTCCGCGAGGCGCTGCGTACCATCCAGGCGTTCTGGACCGCGCTGAACCGGCCGCCCATAACTCCCTGA